TCTCCAGCCGGCGCAGCGGCCCGAAGGCGTGCTTGAACGCCGCCCAGCCACGCCGGCGCGGCGCAAGGTCGAACGGGACAGGAACAACAGGATCGGACATGGTGGGCAGCCTTCGTCTCGAGCAACTAACTCGAGTTAGGAGCCGATCATAGGAATCCGGCCCGATCATCAACACGGTGTTTTCACTGATATCAGCAAATTTTATTAGCAGCCAATCTGCCGTCATGCCGTCCGCATGGGTCGAAACCGGAACCTTGTTTACTGATAATCAGCACCGACCGCCCACCGCGGGCGTCGAACCCCGACACAACAACCCGACCCGGACCCGTCGCACCCCACCGTGAGCACCCGCAAAGCCCCCTCCCCGCCCGAGCGCCGCCCGACCATGACCGATGTCGCCAAGGCCGCCGGCGTGTCGCAGTCGACGGTCTCGATGGTGCTCAACAACATGAGCGGCGCACGCCTGTCGGACACCACCCGCGCCAAGGTGCTGAGCGTGGCCGTCGAGCTGGGCTACCGCCTGCCGCGGCGCGAAAGCGCCGACATCGCCCCCCGCAGCGCCGAGGCACCCGGCCCGCGCCGCAACCTGATCGGCTACCTGGTCGACGAGATCTCGACCAGCCCGCACCCGGTGGTGAGCGTCGACGGCGCGCGCGACGCGGCCTGGGAGCACGACTGCGTCGTCAGCGTCTGCGTGACGCGCAGCAACGCCGACCAGGAGGCCGCCGCGATCGCCGCGCTGAAGGCCCATCCGCAGCTGCTGGGCGTCGTCTACTCGACCATCTTCACCCGCGCCGCTACGCTGCCCGAGGCGCTGCGCGACGTGCCCACCGTGCTGCTGAACTGCCACGATGAACACAGCAAATTGCCCACCATCGTGCCCGGCGAAGTGGCCGGCGGCCATGCCGGCACC
This portion of the Leptothrix cholodnii SP-6 genome encodes:
- a CDS encoding LacI family DNA-binding transcriptional regulator, encoding MTDVAKAAGVSQSTVSMVLNNMSGARLSDTTRAKVLSVAVELGYRLPRRESADIAPRSAEAPGPRRNLIGYLVDEISTSPHPVVSVDGARDAAWEHDCVVSVCVTRSNADQEAAAIAALKAHPQLLGVVYSTIFTRAATLPEALRDVPTVLLNCHDEHSKLPTIVPGEVAGGHAGTDHLIAAGHSRIGFINGEPWMEAAKDRLKGYRRALATADLPFDPALVRDGDWMSGGGFDGTLALMALPRPPTAIFCANDLMALGALEALAQLGKKVPADVSVLGYDDQEISRHTHPPLTTMVLPNYEMGRAAVEALLAEAALAPEQRGSRRSLIKIDCPLVERETVKRR